A window from Citrus sinensis cultivar Valencia sweet orange chromosome 3, DVS_A1.0, whole genome shotgun sequence encodes these proteins:
- the LOC127901306 gene encoding uncharacterized protein LOC127901306 isoform X2, which produces MIYESLDNALFEKDEKFKKTRLKNPDHNIEKYNLYGFTSGVQAWIYEAIGGLPSTWVVKTKNKIPRILQWKPMASSRINFAEVYSFFNDESRLGDVLQTLKPNSKESSRNYWVSMKDYLPSIPGWVLKHQLSINAMPSVTRQSDEHDDHDDIPNPIPEQRHDTYEDEVAVDDHQQQIDNSDDARDSESRTKQFNDYIRRRLDKIDRNVYEIKSELKDFKETIVGFIDTFAKRPNKDSPTARSYAAPDDYGVYTNVGNENLSTPTSLYSFYGDVSGESVQVFSEVPPGISKFGRAYIPSYVYNSPYMIHPIRRRQNVRPLPRPQILEHAIDMSTTVDINPLRGLEDSSMFAEFDRWFTGDSRVRRRVQHPRSFFQIILGTASMGWLGDERIHEYLRLISEKQRQYPNALLQRVTHTDTFFWVFLNQL; this is translated from the exons ATGATTTACGAGAGTCTTGACAATGCACTGTTCGAGAAAGAcgagaaatttaagaagaCTCGGTTGAAAAATCCAGATCATAAcattgaaaaatacaatctttaTGGCTTTACGTCTGGGGTTCAG GCTTGGATTTACGAAGCAATCGGAGGGTTGCCATCAACATGGGTCGTCAAAACGAAGAATAAGATTCCCCGCATTTTGCAATGGAAGCCCATGGCGTCTTCGAGAATCAATTTTGCGGAGGTTTATTCGTTCTTCAACGACGAATCTCGTCTT GGGGACGTTTTACAAACTCTTAAGCCAAATTCAAAGGAGAGTAGCAGAAATTATTGGGTCTCTATGAAGGATTACTTGCCAAGCATTCCAGGCTGGGTTCTTAAG CACCAACTCTCAATCAATGCGATGCCGTCGGTTACAAGGCAATCAGACGAGCATGACGATCATGACGACATACCAAACCCAATACCAGAGCAGCGTCATGACACTTATGAGGATGAGGTGGCTGTTGATGACCACCAGCAACAAATAGACAACTCTGATGACGCACGGGATTCTgag tCGAGGACAAAGCAGTTTAATGATTACATACGACGACGGCTGGATAAGATTGATCGTAATGTGTACGAAATAAAGtcagaattaaaagattttaaagaaactaTAGTTGGCTTCATCGACACATTTGCTAAACGTCCAAATAAGGATTCTCCCACTGCACGCTCGTATGCG GCCCCGGATGACTATGGAGTGTATACTAACGTGGGCAATGAAAATTTGTCTACGCCCACGTCATTGTATAGTTTCTACGGGGATGTTAGTGGGGAGAGCGTGCAAGTGTTCTCTGAGGTGCCTCCCGGTATTAGTAAGTTCGGCCGCGCGTACATACCGTCGTATGTTTATAACAGTCCTTACATGATTCATCCAATCAGGCGAAGACAGAACGTCCGGCCTTTGCCTCGACCCCAAATCTTGGAGCATGCGATTGACATGAGTACGACTGTGGATATAAATCCACTGAGAGGATTGGAGGACTCTAGTATGTTTGCTGAGTTTGATCGATGGTTCACTGGTGATAGCAGAGTCCGCCGGAGAGTCCAGCACCCGCGgtcattctttcaaataatcTTGGGGACAGCTTCGATGGGATGGCTAGGCGATgag CGTATTCACGAGTATCTCCGCTTGATTAGCGAGAAACAACGGCAGTATCCAAATGCCTTACTCCAACGTGTCACACATACtgacacatttttttgg GTGTTCTTGAATCAGTTATGA
- the LOC127901306 gene encoding uncharacterized protein LOC127901306 isoform X1, whose amino-acid sequence MIYESLDNALFEKDEKFKKTRLKNPDHNIEKYNLYGFTSGVQAWIYEAIGGLPSTWVVKTKNKIPRILQWKPMASSRINFAEVYSFFNDESRLGDVLQTLKPNSKESSRNYWVSMKDYLPSIPGWVLKHQLSINAMPSVTRQSDEHDDHDDIPNPIPEQRHDTYEDEVAVDDHQQQIDNSDDARDSESRTKQFNDYIRRRLDKIDRNVYEIKSELKDFKETIVGFIDTFAKRPNKDSPTARSYAAPDDYGVYTNVGNENLSTPTSLYSFYGDVSGESVQVFSEVPPGISKFGRAYIPSYVYNSPYMIHPIRRRQNVRPLPRPQILEHAIDMSTTVDINPLRGLEDSSMFAEFDRWFTGDSRVRRRVQHPRSFFQIILGTASMGWLGDERIHEYLRLISEKQRQYPNALLQRVTHTDTFFWVMCRQNL is encoded by the exons ATGATTTACGAGAGTCTTGACAATGCACTGTTCGAGAAAGAcgagaaatttaagaagaCTCGGTTGAAAAATCCAGATCATAAcattgaaaaatacaatctttaTGGCTTTACGTCTGGGGTTCAG GCTTGGATTTACGAAGCAATCGGAGGGTTGCCATCAACATGGGTCGTCAAAACGAAGAATAAGATTCCCCGCATTTTGCAATGGAAGCCCATGGCGTCTTCGAGAATCAATTTTGCGGAGGTTTATTCGTTCTTCAACGACGAATCTCGTCTT GGGGACGTTTTACAAACTCTTAAGCCAAATTCAAAGGAGAGTAGCAGAAATTATTGGGTCTCTATGAAGGATTACTTGCCAAGCATTCCAGGCTGGGTTCTTAAG CACCAACTCTCAATCAATGCGATGCCGTCGGTTACAAGGCAATCAGACGAGCATGACGATCATGACGACATACCAAACCCAATACCAGAGCAGCGTCATGACACTTATGAGGATGAGGTGGCTGTTGATGACCACCAGCAACAAATAGACAACTCTGATGACGCACGGGATTCTgag tCGAGGACAAAGCAGTTTAATGATTACATACGACGACGGCTGGATAAGATTGATCGTAATGTGTACGAAATAAAGtcagaattaaaagattttaaagaaactaTAGTTGGCTTCATCGACACATTTGCTAAACGTCCAAATAAGGATTCTCCCACTGCACGCTCGTATGCG GCCCCGGATGACTATGGAGTGTATACTAACGTGGGCAATGAAAATTTGTCTACGCCCACGTCATTGTATAGTTTCTACGGGGATGTTAGTGGGGAGAGCGTGCAAGTGTTCTCTGAGGTGCCTCCCGGTATTAGTAAGTTCGGCCGCGCGTACATACCGTCGTATGTTTATAACAGTCCTTACATGATTCATCCAATCAGGCGAAGACAGAACGTCCGGCCTTTGCCTCGACCCCAAATCTTGGAGCATGCGATTGACATGAGTACGACTGTGGATATAAATCCACTGAGAGGATTGGAGGACTCTAGTATGTTTGCTGAGTTTGATCGATGGTTCACTGGTGATAGCAGAGTCCGCCGGAGAGTCCAGCACCCGCGgtcattctttcaaataatcTTGGGGACAGCTTCGATGGGATGGCTAGGCGATgag CGTATTCACGAGTATCTCCGCTTGATTAGCGAGAAACAACGGCAGTATCCAAATGCCTTACTCCAACGTGTCACACATACtgacacatttttttgggtaatgtGCCGACAGAACTTataa
- the LOC102630746 gene encoding uncharacterized protein LOC102630746: MAYIPPHMRHTKDPQRPSPVPEMIVPKFNRKLNLGSSKHNADMSGKIVYADPAIHRFFICGLDNDSSTPSVRFVEFSDDPVEHKRSTTINLARDNDKLCGNTSRSPWESIAENVWPDVLSACNIVKNEMEEKPTMVARFGHHLFRESDRLSLENEKEGQVAESALSPLRRCFYTGVPPTYMEKIVNEVVPKIGVGFVENKDIYHVKLSDGTRQIACKCTVKEDQKLQ; the protein is encoded by the exons atgGCTTACATCCCTCCACATATGAGGCATACGAAGGACCCCCAGAGGCCATCTCCAGTTCCAGAGATGATTGTGCCTAAATTCAacagaaaattaaacttgGGATCATCCAAGCATAATGCAGACATGAGTGGAAAGATCGTGTATGCAGACCCTGCCATACACAGGTTCTTCATATGTGGCTTGGATAATGATAGCAGCACTCCTTCTGTCCGCTTTGTGGAGTTTTCAGACGACCCTGTTGAGCATAAAAGATCGACGACCATTAATCTGGCTCGAG ATAACGATAAATTATGTGGGAATACGTCAAGAAGCCCGTGGGAATCGATAGCAGAAAATGTATGGCCAGATGTATTGAGTGCTTGTAATATTGTCAAGAACGAAATGGAGGAAAAGCCAACAATGGTTGCTAGATTTGGCCATCATCTTTTCCGTGA GAGTGACAGACTGagcttagaaaatgagaaagaagGTCAGGTTGCTGAATCTGCTTTGAGCCCACTGAGGAGATGCTTTTACACTGGTGTCCCTCCTACATACAtggaaaaaattgtaaatgaaGTTGTGCCAAAAATTGGGGTTGGTTTTGTAGAGAACAAGGATATATACCATGTCAAG TTGTCTGATGGCACACGACAAATTGCGTGCAAATGTACTGTTAAAGAAGATCAAAAGCTCCAGTAG
- the LOC107177193 gene encoding 6,7,8-trihydroxycoumarin synthase-like isoform X2: protein MALLIIINFLLCLSIFVFFVLQRNITSRNNTKLPPGPRGLPFIGNLHQLNVSKPHVLFWELSKKYGPLMSLRLGFSPSLVVSSVKMAKEILKTHGLQFCSRPASVAQQKLSYNGLDLAFSPYYEYWREIRKICVIHLFNSNRAKKFRPIREDEVSRMMEKISKSVAASNPVNVSEVMMSLTSTIICRIGFGKRYDEDKATSGRSRFHTLLNETLNVFVAGADTSAATVVWAMTYLMKNPRAMKKVQLEIRSLIGGNKGFVNEDDVQELHYLKAVVKETMRLQPTVPLLIPRETIQKCVIDGYAIPAKTRVFVNAWAIGRDPEAWENPEEFYPERFIDSCIDFKGQHFELIPFGAGRRICPGLNMGIATVDLALANLLYKFDWEMPLGIKSHDLDFDVLLGIAMHKKNALSLLPKLSIMMSR, encoded by the exons ATGGCTTTACTTATCATCATCAACTTCCTTCTGTGTCTCTCAATCTTTGTCTTCTTTGTTTTGCAAAGGAACATAACCTCAagaaataatactaaattaccACCAGGCCCCCGGGGCCTTCCTTTCATCGGTAACTTGCACCAGCTTAATGTCTCAAAGCCTCACGTATTATTTTGGGAACTGTCAAAAAAATATGGCCCCCTCATGTCCTTGCGTCTTGGGTTTTCGCCATCCTTAGTAGTTTCCTCGGTGAAAATGGCTAAAGAGATATTGAAAACGCATGGCCTTCAATTTTGCAGCAGGCCAGCCTCAGTAGCACAACAAAAGTTATCTTACAATGGTCTTGATTTAGCGTTTTCACCCTATTATGAATATTGGAGagagataagaaaaatttgtgTCATTCATCTCTTTAACTCTAATAGGGCAAAAAAATTTCGACCCATTAGAGAAGATGAAGTTTCAAGAATGATggaaaagatttcaaaatcAGTTGCTGCTTCTAATCCCGTAAACGTAAGTGAGGTAATGATGTCGCTTACCAGCACCATTATTTGTAGAATTGGTTTTGGCAAGAGGTATGATGAAGATAAAGCAACAAGTGGAAGAAGTAGATTCCATACCCTGCTTAATGAAACTCTT AACGTATTCGTTGCTGGAGCAGACACGAGTGCAGCAACTGTGGTTTGGGCCATGACTTACTTAATGAAGAATCCTAGAGCAATGAAAAAAGTTCAACTGGAAATCAGATCGTTGATTGGGGGCAACAAAGGCTTTGTAAATGAAGATGATGTTCAAGAACTACATTATCTTAAGGCGGTAGTGAAGGAGACAATGAGATTGCAACCCACGGTGCCGTTACTAATCCCAAGAGAAACAATTCAAAAGTGCGTAATAGATGGGTATGCAATACCAGCTAAAACACGTGTCTTTGTAAATGCATGGGCGATAGGAAGAGACCCTGAAGCTTGGGAGAATCCGGAGGAATTTTATCCGGAGAGATTCATTGATAGCTGTATTGACTTTAAAGGGCAGCACTTTGAATTAATACCGTTTGGTGCTGGCAGAAGAATTTGTCCTGGGTTGAATATGGGAATCGCAACTGTGGATCTTGCACTTGCTAATCTTCTTTACAAATTTGATTGGGAAATGCCGCTTGGAATAAAGAGCCATGACTTGGACTTTGATGTTCTTCTTGGAATTGCCATGCATAAGAAGAATGCTCTTTCTCTTCTGCCTAAGCTAAGTATCATGATGAGTAGGTAA
- the LOC107177193 gene encoding 6,7,8-trihydroxycoumarin synthase-like isoform X1, with protein MALLIIINFLLCLSIFVFFVLQRNITSRNNTKLPPGPRGLPFIGNLHQLNVSKPHVLFWELSKKYGPLMSLRLGFSPSLVVSSVKMAKEILKTHGLQFCSRPASVAQQKLSYNGLDLAFSPYYEYWREIRKICVIHLFNSNRAKKFRPIREDEVSRMMEKISKSVAASNPVNVSEVMMSLTSTIICRIGFGKRYDEDKATSGRSRFHTLLNETLVSFFVPDYFPLIGWIDKLTGMMQRLQNSFQELDRFYQELMDEHLDPNRTKSELAQQEDIIDVLLQIRKNCGFKVDLTLDHIKAVLMNVFVAGADTSAATVVWAMTYLMKNPRAMKKVQLEIRSLIGGNKGFVNEDDVQELHYLKAVVKETMRLQPTVPLLIPRETIQKCVIDGYAIPAKTRVFVNAWAIGRDPEAWENPEEFYPERFIDSCIDFKGQHFELIPFGAGRRICPGLNMGIATVDLALANLLYKFDWEMPLGIKSHDLDFDVLLGIAMHKKNALSLLPKLSIMMSR; from the exons ATGGCTTTACTTATCATCATCAACTTCCTTCTGTGTCTCTCAATCTTTGTCTTCTTTGTTTTGCAAAGGAACATAACCTCAagaaataatactaaattaccACCAGGCCCCCGGGGCCTTCCTTTCATCGGTAACTTGCACCAGCTTAATGTCTCAAAGCCTCACGTATTATTTTGGGAACTGTCAAAAAAATATGGCCCCCTCATGTCCTTGCGTCTTGGGTTTTCGCCATCCTTAGTAGTTTCCTCGGTGAAAATGGCTAAAGAGATATTGAAAACGCATGGCCTTCAATTTTGCAGCAGGCCAGCCTCAGTAGCACAACAAAAGTTATCTTACAATGGTCTTGATTTAGCGTTTTCACCCTATTATGAATATTGGAGagagataagaaaaatttgtgTCATTCATCTCTTTAACTCTAATAGGGCAAAAAAATTTCGACCCATTAGAGAAGATGAAGTTTCAAGAATGATggaaaagatttcaaaatcAGTTGCTGCTTCTAATCCCGTAAACGTAAGTGAGGTAATGATGTCGCTTACCAGCACCATTATTTGTAGAATTGGTTTTGGCAAGAGGTATGATGAAGATAAAGCAACAAGTGGAAGAAGTAGATTCCATACCCTGCTTAATGAAACTCTTGTAAGCTTTTTTGTTCCagattattttcctttaatagGCTGGATTGATAAGCTCACAGGGATGATGCAACGCCTGCAAAATAGCTTCCAAGAACTCGATAGATTCTACCAGGAACTCATGGACGAGCATTTGGATCCAAACAGAACAAAATCAGAATTGGCGCAACAGGAGGATATAATTGATGTTTTACTTCAAATACGAAAAAATTGTGGATTTAAAGTTGACTTGACTTTGGATCACATCAAAGCAGTGCTCATg AACGTATTCGTTGCTGGAGCAGACACGAGTGCAGCAACTGTGGTTTGGGCCATGACTTACTTAATGAAGAATCCTAGAGCAATGAAAAAAGTTCAACTGGAAATCAGATCGTTGATTGGGGGCAACAAAGGCTTTGTAAATGAAGATGATGTTCAAGAACTACATTATCTTAAGGCGGTAGTGAAGGAGACAATGAGATTGCAACCCACGGTGCCGTTACTAATCCCAAGAGAAACAATTCAAAAGTGCGTAATAGATGGGTATGCAATACCAGCTAAAACACGTGTCTTTGTAAATGCATGGGCGATAGGAAGAGACCCTGAAGCTTGGGAGAATCCGGAGGAATTTTATCCGGAGAGATTCATTGATAGCTGTATTGACTTTAAAGGGCAGCACTTTGAATTAATACCGTTTGGTGCTGGCAGAAGAATTTGTCCTGGGTTGAATATGGGAATCGCAACTGTGGATCTTGCACTTGCTAATCTTCTTTACAAATTTGATTGGGAAATGCCGCTTGGAATAAAGAGCCATGACTTGGACTTTGATGTTCTTCTTGGAATTGCCATGCATAAGAAGAATGCTCTTTCTCTTCTGCCTAAGCTAAGTATCATGATGAGTAGGTAA